The genomic window CACGATACCGGAAATCATTCCTTTTTTCGAAGGAGGAAACCATTTAATGGCACAGGGTGTGGTGGCTGCATAACCCAATCCCAATCCTACTCCACCGAGAATACCAAAGGTAATCACCATGACGACCGGTGTAGTAGCAAAGCCGGAAGCAAATAAACCCAAACCTAAGAGTACTCCTCCAAGCATAGCTATGAATCGTGGCCCATATTTATCCTGGGCCCTTCCGGCAAAAATCATGATAAAAGCAAATATGGCAGCCGAAAAAGTAAACGGCAGGGATGCTGTTACATCGTTCCAGCCCCATTCCGTAACCAGTGCTTTTTTAAATACACTCCACGCATAAAGCAGTCCTAATATCAGGTTAATGCCAAGCGCAGCACTGGTTATAATCCAGCCAGTCGTTTCTTTTGGTTTCATATCAAATAGGATTGAATAAAAGGCGTGAATTTATTCACTCATTTTTCATAAATATTTTAACAAAGAAAATCAAAAAAATTAATTTTCCTTTTTTTGCGCGATGAATTTTGTTTCCTTCCGTGGTATGAATGAATTACAACCCGCCAAAACAATTTGATACGAATATTGTATGTATCAAAAAGTTGATTATGAAGACCAACCCTGAAATCAATAAAGATACTCTGCAGATGGCAGGAGGCGAACTGTATATTTGCCCGATGCGCTGTGAGGGTGACAAAACTTATCCTGAAGCGGGCAGATGCCCTGTATGCGGAATGTATCTTGTTCCGGTCAAGGGAGGCATTCAAAATACAACCCATCACGAATCACATACGCATGAGCATCAGAAAGTGGCTGATTCGGAACAAAAAGAACCGGTTAAGAATGATGGGGTGATTTACACCTGTCCCATGCACCCTCAGATCAGGCAAAACAAACCCGGAAACTGTCCGATATGCGGTATGAACCTGGTTCCTGAAAAGCCACAGGATTCAGATGAAGAAGAAATAGCGTACCGGAAAATGGCAAAGCAATTCTGGGTGGCTTTGGCTTTTTCTATCCCTGTATTTATCATAGGGATGTCGGATGTTTTTCACATAAGGCTCCATGCCATGGCACCCATGAAGGTATGGGGTTGGATCCAGCTCGTACTGGCAGCCCCTGTTGTATTCTATTCTGGCTTTGACTTTTTTAAGCGTGGCTGGAGTTCTGTTGTCCGGAAATCACCGAATATGTGGACCCTGATATCGCTTGGCGTGGGTGCAGCTTTTGTTTTCAGCGTATTAGCGCTTATAGCTCCCGGCATATTTCCCGGACAGTTTAAAGATACAGAGGGAAATGTTCACCTTTACTTTGAAGCAGCCTCGGTGATCCTCACTCTGGTTCTGCTTGGACAGGTTCTTGAACTCAGGGCCCACAGCAGAACGAATTCAGCTATTAAAGCATTGCTGAACCTGGTTCCCCCGGTGGCACGCCTGGTGGAAAATAACGAAGAAAAAGAAATCCCTCTTGAGCATGTGAAACCAGGTCAAACACTTAGGGTAAAACCCGGGGAGAAAATACCGGTGGACGGTATAATTACTGCTGGAAATGCGGTTATAGATGAAAGCATGATCTCCGGTGAATCAATGCCGGTTGAGAAATCAGTTAATGACAGGGTAACTGGCGGAACCATCAATGGAAGAACAGCATTTGATTTCCTTGCTGAAAAAGTGGGCAGCGATACACTGCTTTCGCAAATCATTGAAATGGTCAACCAGGCAAGCAGATCAAGAGCGCCCATACAGCGGCTTGCAGATGTGGTATCAAAATATTTTGTTATAATAGTTGTATCGGTTGCCATCTTAACCTTTGCCATATGGGCTGTCTGGGGACCCGACCCTGCTTATCTTTACGCTTTTGTCAATGCTGTATCGGTTTTAATTATTGCCTGTCCGTGTGCTCTCGGACTGGCTACCCCGATATCCGTTATGGTGGGCACTGGTCGTGGTGCTCAATCTGGCATTCTTGTAAAAGATGCCCGGGCCATTGAAGAAATGAATAAAGTGGATACATTGATTATTGACAAAACAGGAACAATTACTGAGGGAAAACCCTCCCTGGTATCTTATAAGTCATTTGGCAATCTTTCTGATGACGATGTTCTTAAGTATGCGGCATCCATAGATGCAAAAAGTGAACATCCGTTAGCTGAGGCTATTGTTAAAGGAGCCCGCGAAAAAAAGATTCCCCTGGTTGAGATGAGCCACTTTGAATCCCTTACAGGGAAAGGAGTTCAGGCAACAAATGATGGTAAAAAAATATTACTGGGAAATAAGAAAATTATTGATGAGTTAAAGGTTACTCTTGAAAAGGATAAATCGGAGACAGTGAAGAAATGGCAATCTGAAGGAAATACAGTAGTATACCTTGTAATCGAAGAAAAAGTCGAGGGTATTTTAAGTGTTGCTGACAAAATAAAGGAAACCTCTTTTGAAGCCATACAAGACTTACGGAAAAATGGTGTTAAAGTAATTATGTTAACCGGAGATAATGAGTATACAGCCAAAGCGGTTGCTGAAAAGCTTCATCTTGACGATTATAAAGCGGATGTTTTACCTGAAGATAAATACAAAAAAGTAAAGGAACTCCAGCAAAAGGGTAATATAGTGGCCATGGCGGGCGACGGTATTAACGATGCACCTGCACTGGCACAGGCCAATATAGGCATTGCCATGGGAACAGGTACCGATATCGCTATGCAGAGTGCTGAAATTACTCTTGTTATAGGCGATTTGAAAGGGATTGCCAAAGCAAAAGACCTAAGCCGGAGAGTGATGAGGAACATCAGACAGAACCTGTTCTTTGCCTTTGTATACAACGCATTGGGAGTGCCTATCGCTTCTGGTTTGCTATATCCGTTTTTTGGAATATTGCTGAGTCCCATGATTGCAGCAGCTGCTATGAGTTTCAGTTCCGTTTCAGTAATTGCAAACGCATTGAGAATCAGGTTGAAATAAATATAGCGCACAAAAGATACTTTGAATTGTTATCATTTAAAATAACAGTTGATTATGGAGACAACTTCAGCGAAAAGGCAATTGACTTCTGAACAACAGACAAAACTGATAACCATTTTAAAAACCCGCTTTGAGAAAAACAGGAACCGGCATAAAAATATTCAATGGGATAAGGTATTGCAAAAAATCGAATCAAAACCCGAAAAATTATGGTCCCTGTATAAAATGGAGAATACCGGAGGTGAACCGGATATCATAGGATATATCGAACAAACAGGGGAATATGTATTCGTTGATTGCTCTCCGGAAACTCCTGCTGACAGAAGAAATGTTTGTTACGATGATCAGGCCCTGGAATTACGCAAGGAACACAAACCAAAAAACAGTGCGTTAGGCATGGCTGCGGAAATGGGCGTTGAAATACTTACCGAAGATCAATACCGTGAACTACAGAAACTGGGCGATTTTGACACAAAAACTTCAAGCTGGATTTGGACACCGCCGGAAATCAGGAAACTTGGCGGGGCTCTTTTCTGCGACCGGAGATATGATCACGTCTTCGTTTATCATAATGGAGCTGAATCTTATTATGGTGCCAGGGGATTCCGTACTGTTCTGAAATTATGAAGGTAATCCTTGTCTTCGTTCAAAGTCTTGACGGGAAAATTACAAAGTGGGGCTACCCTATAGTCCGTTCCTGGTCTTCAAAGGAAGATCAGGATTACTTTTCATCGCTTATGAAAAAAAGTGAACTTACCGTGGTGGGCAGTAATACATATAATTTCGATCCGTTTAAACCATCGCCGGGTCATTTGCTTGTAGTAATGACAGGACATCCTGAACTCTATAGGACTATTCAAGGGAGTATAGAATTCTCAAACCTTTCGCCTACTGAACTTGTAAAGGAATATTCAGCCCGTTATGATCAAATGTTAATGGTCGGAGGACCTCATTTGGCTACCTCGTTCTTCACGGAAAACCTGATTGATGAAATATGGCTTACTATTGAACCCAAAATTTTCGGTTCAGGCGGCAATTTTGTAACGGATCAAAACCTGGATATCCGGCTTCAATTGAAAAGTCTCGAAAAAATCAATAACTCCGGTACTCTTATTTTAAAATATTCAGTTTTAAAGCTGTAAGAAAGTCACAGAACTGCAGAAATAAGCAAATACACATTAAAACCAATTACAACTCCCGCAATAATCCACACCGAGGTTTTCAGCCATGTCTTATTGGCAAATTCACCCATTTTTCTTTTGCTGTTGGTAAACATCACAAGCGGCACAACAGCAAAACTGAGTTGCATGGAAAGAATAACCTGGCTTAAAACAAGCAAATCGGCAGTACCTCTCTCACCATAGGTTATTGTTACGAAAAAGGCAGGAACAATGGCAATAAGGCGGGTAATTAGCCTGCGTAACCATGGCTTTAACCGTATATTAAGAAATCCTTCCATAACAATCTGGCCGGCAAGGGTTCCGGTTAAAGTTGAGTTCTGACCCGATGCCAGCAATGCAACTGCAAAAAATGTGCTCGCCATGGCGGTTCCCAGGAGCGGAGCCAGAAGCTTGTGCGCATCATTTATATCGGCAACCCCGGTATTGCCAGATGTATGAAAGGTGGCAGCCGCTACGATGAGAATGGCCGCATTAATAAAAAATGCAATGAAAAGTGAGCCTGTACTGTCAATTGTGGCATACTTAATGGCCATCCTTTTACCTTCGTTTGTACGGGGATAATTCCGGGTTTGCACAATACTTGAATGCAGATAAAGATTATGAGGCATTACAGTGGCACCAAGGATGCCTATGGCAATATAAAGCATGGATACATTGCTGACGACTTCCTTTCGGGGCATCAAACCGGATAACATCGGCATAAGATCGGGCTTTGCCAGAATTATTTCATAGAGGAAACAACCGAGTATGGTGATAATCAGAACTGCTACAATGCTTTCAATCATCCTGAAGCCTTTATATTGAAAAAATAAAATGATCAACACATCAAGAGATGTAATCAGAACACCCCAGGCCAGGGGTATTCCAAACAGCAGGTTGAGTGCAATGGCTGATCCTATCACCTCGGCCAGATCACAGGCAGCAATGGCAAGTTCACATAGTATCCACAAAATGAAATTGGTAACCGGTCCGTAATGATCGCGACAGGCCTGCGCCAGGTCCCGTTCTGCTACAATCCCGAGCTTGAGCGATAAATGCTGCAGGATCATAGCAAATATGTTTGATATAAGAATAACTGATAACAGGGTAAAACCAAACTGTGATCCTCCGGCAATGTCGGTTGCCCAGTTGCCAGGGTCCATATATCCGACTGCAACCAGAAGTCCGGGTCCTGCAAATGCGAACATTTTCTTCCACCATTTGGGTGTATCCGGAATTTTGATGGATGCAAATACCTCGGGAAGTGAATGGGTCAGTTTTTCTTTTCTCCACACTTTAACGTCTACATTTTCCATAACAGGCGATTTTGGAATAATAAATTAGTTGAGCTAAACTTTAGTTATTAGGTTAACCAAATTTATTTAACTTTGTTCATCTATAAATTATTAAAACAACAGGCCTCTGAGTAAATAAAACCGTATGCAAACCCATACTGAAGAAAACTACCTGAAATCGATTTACAATCTGGCCAGTCTGAACACCGGTAAAGTCAGTGTCACCGGTCTCGCTGCTGCACTGGGTAATAACCCGGCATCAGTCATCGATATGCTCAAAAGAATGGTGGATAAAAGACTTATCCGGTATGACAAGGTTAAAGGGGTCAGGCTCACTGAAAGCGGTGTAAAGTCAGCCCTTGAAACAATCCGCAAACACAGGTTATGGGAGATGTTTCTGCAGGAAAAACTTGGTTATGGTTGGGATGAAGTGCATGAAATTGCTGAAGAACTTGAACATGTAAGGGGTATCAACCTGGCCGACCGGCTGGATAAGTTCCTTGGATACCCTGAATTTGATCCACACGGAGAAGTGATACCAAAAGCCGATGGAAAATTCACCCACCTTGATGAAAAAGCGTTGAATGAAACCGAAACAGGCCGGGATTATAAGGTTGTTTCAGTTAAGGATACATCCCGGTCTTTCCTGAAATACCTTGAGAAATTGAATATCAGTATTGGTACGATTATCAGGGTGCTTGAAAAGATTGACTTTGATGATTCACTGATTATTTCAGTCAAAGGCGTGAAAAACACCATATCCAGCAAACTGGCTTCTAATATTCTCATTGGAACGAACTGAGAAAAGTACCTGTTATTTTCATGTCGTATTATCTTTTAGTTATTTTTGTTTCGGATAGCGAACATGAAAATAATTGCATACATACTTGCACTTTATGTATTTGTTCTGTCTGTCATGCCCTGTTCGCATGACCCGGAATGCAATCCATCACGGTACCTGACTGAACTGAATTCAGTTTCTCACCGGATCGATACGGATCATTGTTCTCCTTTCTGTAACTGCAACTGCTGTTCATCCCCGGTGGTCTATCAAAATATCGTGCTCCATTTCGATTATTTTTCTTTTCAGGATAAACCTTATTTTTCTACTATCCAGGGAAAGGTCAAATCACACTTCATCTCATTCTGGCAACCGCCAAAAATAGGTTAATACATAAACCCGGCCGGTTCCGGGGCTATATCTCATTGTATTAATCCATCATTTTTTCACATGATTGAACGTGTTATTCATTTTTCGATAAGGAATAAATTCATTATAGGTTTGTTCACCATTGCCCTGGTGTGTTGGGGCTCTTATTCACTATCACGGCTTCCGGTTGATGCCATTCCTGATATTACAAACAACCAGGTTCAGATCATAGCCATTGCTCCATCACTGGCTGTGCAGGAGGTAGAAAGTTTCATTACTTCACCTGTCGAAGTTGCCGTTTCGAGCATTCCTGATATTCTTGAACTCAGATCCATTTCAAGGCTTGGCCTGTCGGTTGTGACTGTTGTATTTGACGACGACGTAGATGTATACTGGGCCAGGCAGCAATTGAATGAACGGTTGAAAGAGGCTGAAGAAAGTATACCGGAAGGAGTAGCTAAAATTGAACTGGCTCCGATTTCAACTGGTCTCGGAGAAATATACCAATATCGTTTGGCCGTGGCACCCGGACTCGAATCTAAGTACAATCCAATGGAACTCCGAACGATCCAGGACTGGATTGTAAGGAGGCAAATGCTTGGTACACCCGGAGTGGCCGATATAAACAGTTACGGTGGTTTTGTAAAGCAATATGAAATTTCTGTAAATCCTGAAATACTTCGGGGCATGGATTTAACCCTCACCGATATCTTTGAGGCTCTTGAAAGGAATAATGAAAATACGGGCAGTGCCTATATTGATAAAAAACCTTCAGCTTATTTTATTCGTGGTATAGGTCTTGTTAAAAGCCTTGAGGATATTGAACAAATTGTAGTTAAAACAACATCCTCCGGTCTTCCTGTTCTTATAAGGGATGTTGCACGTGTACAATTTGGCGCAGCCATACGATACGGTGCGTTTGTGGTGGATACTACCGAAGCCGTGGGTGGTGTAGTAATGATGCTGAAAGGGGCCAATGCTCATAAGGTTATCGACCAGGTACAGAGCAGAATTAAAATTATCCAGAAGAGTTTACCGGATGGCGTCTCCATTGAGCCCTATCTTAACCGAAGCGACCTTGTGGGGCGGGCCATTGGCACTGTATCTGAAAACCTGATCATTGGTGCACTGATCGTTGTTTTTGTACTCGTTTTGTTATTGGGTAATCTAAGGGCAGGCCTGATCGTGGCGTCCGTGATACCGCTAGCCATGCTCTTCGCTATTTCAATGATGAATCTTTTCGGGGTATCAGGAAACCTGATGAGCCTTGGAGCCATTGACTTCGGCTTGATTATCGATGGCGCCGTAATTATTGTCGAAAGCGTTGTGCACAGGATCACATTGAGCAAGCATCATCATCAGGGAATTGAAACACTTTCACAGGAACAAATGGATGAGAATGTTTTTGATTCGGCCCGGAAGATGATGAGTTCTGCTACTTTCGGACAAATCATCATTCTGATCGTTTACCTTCCTATTATGGCATTGACCGGAATTGAAGGAAAAATGTTCCGGCCCATGGCACAGGTTGTTGTATTTGCATTGCTTGGTGCAACCATCCTCTCACTTACCTATGTACCAATGGCTTCAGCATTATTCCTGAGTAAAAAAACAATTCATACAAGGAACATTTCCGATAAACTGATCGATTTATTCCACAGGGTTTTCAATCCTATAATCCGATATGCACTAAACCATAAACGATTGGTTTCGATTTCAGCTCTTATCCTTTTTATTATCAGCCTTTTCATTTTTTCAAAACTCGGAGGTGAATTCATTCCCCAGCTCGAAGAAGGGGACCTTGCAGCCGGGGTAATGACCTTGCAGGGAGGCTCCCTTTCAAACACAATTGAACAGGTTGAAAAAGCCAATAAAATTTTGCTCACGAACTTTCCTGAAATCAAACATGCAGTCTGCAAGATCGGTGCCGGTGAAATTCCTACCGACCCAACACCCATGGAAACAGGTGATTATATTATTACACTGAAACCGAAAAAAGAATGGACTTCAGCCAATAACAGGGAAGATCTTGTTGCATTAATGGAGGAAAAACTGGTAACCCTTGCGGGGGTAAAATTTGAATTTCAGCAGCCCATCCAGATGCGGTTTAATGAACTTATGACCGGTTCAAAACAGGATGTTGCAGTCAAACTATATGGTGATAAACTGGACGTCCTTGCGGAGAAGGCATCGGAAATAGAAAAACTCATTTTGAACATCAAAGGAGTGGAGGACATCAATGTCGAAAAAGTTACCGGACTTGCCCAGATCCAGGTTGAATTCAAAAGAGAAAGACTTGCCCAGTACGGCCTTTCAATTGATGAAGTAAACCGTTTGCTTAGGGCTGCTTTCGCGGGTAGTGAAGCCGGTGTTGTTTTCGATGAGGAAAAGCGTTTTGGTCTTGTTGTAAGGCTTGACAGGGATTACAGGCAGAACCTGGAGGACGTGAAAAACCTTTCGGTTGGTATGCCCGGAGGAAACCAGATACCTTTTGAACAACTCGCTGATATCACTATAAAATCGGGACCTGCACAGGTTTCTCGTGAACATGCCAATCGGCGGATAACGGTTGGTTTTAATGTAAGGAACCGGGATGTGCAAACGGTTATTAATGAAGTTTCGGATATAATTGACAGGAAAATCTCGCTTCCTTCAGGGTACTATATCTCCTACGGCGGCCAGTTTCAGAACCTTCAGGCAGCTAAAAACCGCCTTGCCATTGCAGTGCCTGTTGCTTTGCTTCTCATCTTTGTCCTTTTATACTTCACATTCAATTCTTTAAAGCAAACCGTCCTGATTTACACGGCTGTTCCCCTTTCTGCTATCGGAGGTATCTTTGCCCTTTGGATTCGGGGTATGAATTTTTCAATTTCTGCAGGTGTCGGTTTTATAGCGTTGTTTGGAGTCGCTGTTTTAAATGGTATTGTACTAATCGCTGAATTCAACAGACTGGAAAAGGAAGGTATAGCCGATATCACCGAAAGAGTATTAAAAGGACTTCATACCCGGTTACGGCCCGTTATAATGACTGCTGCTGTAGCCTCACTGGGTTTCATGCCTATGGCAATCTCAACATCTGCCGGTGCTGAAGTTCAGAAACCTTTGGCCACCGTTGTCATAGGCGGGTTGATCACTGCTACTTTCCTTACACTGGTTATTCTTCCTGTGTTCTATATTATGCTCTCGCGGTTCTCACTAAAAATAAAATTAAGAGGAAAATCTTCAGGAATGGCTTCCTTTCTTATCCTTTTGCTTTTAGCAACTTTTATAAACAATAGTTTACGAGCCCAGGAAAAGATAAATGAAAAACAAGCGGTTGAGATAGCCTTGAATAACAACCTGGAAATCAAAGGTTCAACATATGAAACACAAGCATTGAAAGCATTGCGAGGCTCTTCATGGGATATACCAAAAACAGAAGTGGAAGCGCAGTATGGACAGTTCAATTCATATGATAAGGATAACAGTATATCGGTGAGTCAGTCGTTTTCATTTCCCTCGCTCTACATAAACCAGGACAAACTCGCCGGTGCAAATTACAGGAGCGGTCAATGGCTGCTTAAAGACAAAGAGATTGAAATAGCAGCACAGGTCAGACAGGTATACTGGCAAATCGCTTACCTGTATTCCAAGCAAAAGCTCCTGCTATACCAGGACAGCCTGTTTGCAGGATTTCTGCGCGCAGCGGAATTAAAGGCCAACTCAGGAGAAACCAACCGACTTGAAATGATCAATGCGCGTTCGCAGAGCCTTGAAATCAGGAATAACCTGAACAAGGTATCAACTGATCTGATGACCTACAATCAGCGACTGATGATACTTCTCAATTCTGACAAACCTTTGGTAATAGCTGATTCAGCAATTACAATCATAACTATTGTAAGAACAGATTCAGGTGGAATTGAAAACAATCCGAAAATTGCCTACATGCAGGAACAAGTACAGGTTGCCCGTATGCAGAAAAAAGTTGAGAACAGCCGGATTATGCCTGATTTAAGCATTGGCTGGTTCAGCCAGACTATGAAAGGCACCCAGGATGTGAACGGAATTCCAAGGGAATTTGGTCCCGGTGACCGTTTCACAGGTTTTCAGGCAGGTATTTCAATTCCTCTTTGGTTTGTGCCCTGGGTATCTCAGGCAAAAGCCGCTAAACTAAGGCAACAGGCTGCCGAGGTAAATGCTGAATCATATCGGAAAACAATTTCGGATCATTTAGTAATGCTTGAGAATGATTATAAAAAATTCTCAGCTACAATCAGATACTATGAAAATCAGGCAATCCCTGAGGCAGACCTGATCATTGATCAGGCTTCACGCAGTTATCGCGCGGGGGCAATGGATTACAATGATTACATCATGAATCTGAACAGGGCGCTAACAATCCGGCACAGTTATCTTGATGCAATGAATGAACTGAATCAGACCCTTATCAATCTTGATTATATAACAGGAAAAGAATTTTAATTGAATAATTTACATGATCATGAATAAGTATTTGAATTTTATATTGGTATGTTCTATCATCCTTCAGTTTTCATGCAAGCAACGGAAGGCAGTTGAAAGTGTTGCCGAAGAAGTTTTGCCTGAAGATGTGGTGGAAATGCGTGATGACCAGATTAAGCTTGCAGGAATTGAAATCGGTGCCATTGAATACAGGTCAGTGAGCAGTACAATAAAAGTTAGTGGAATAGTAACGGCTTCACCCCAAAATTCGGCCACCATCTGTATGCCTATGGGCGGTTTTGTTAAAAGTACTTCAATGGTTGCCGGAAATGCCATAAAGAAAGGACAGACACTTGCCGTTCTTGAAAACCAGGAGTACATTGACCTTCAGCAAAATTACCTTGATACAAAGAATAAATTCGAGTTTGCAGAAAACGAATACAAACGGCACAATGAGCTTTACAAAGAAGATGTGTATTCAAGGCAAAACGTCCAGCAGGTAACTTCGGAGTATAAAAGCCTCATGGCTCAGCTTAAGGCATATGAACAAAAGCTTTCTCTTATCGGAATTCATGCAGCTGATCTGCACGAAGACAATATAAGCAGTTCTGTGGCATTAACAGCTCCCATTTCCGGATACATTAAATCGGTTAATATTAATCTCGGCAAGTATGTATCACCTTCCGACGTACTGTTCGAAATAGTAAACACTGACAACCTGCTTCTTGAGCTTACTCTATTTGATAAAGACGCTGATAAAGTTAACCTCGGGCAGAACATCCGGTTTTCCATCAATAATGAATCCGAACAACATACAGCTGCCATTTACCAGACAGGCAAATCAATAGGAACTGACAAAACCTATAAAGTATACGCAACTGTCA from Bacteroidales bacterium includes these protein-coding regions:
- a CDS encoding copper-translocating P-type ATPase, with the translated sequence MKTNPEINKDTLQMAGGELYICPMRCEGDKTYPEAGRCPVCGMYLVPVKGGIQNTTHHESHTHEHQKVADSEQKEPVKNDGVIYTCPMHPQIRQNKPGNCPICGMNLVPEKPQDSDEEEIAYRKMAKQFWVALAFSIPVFIIGMSDVFHIRLHAMAPMKVWGWIQLVLAAPVVFYSGFDFFKRGWSSVVRKSPNMWTLISLGVGAAFVFSVLALIAPGIFPGQFKDTEGNVHLYFEAASVILTLVLLGQVLELRAHSRTNSAIKALLNLVPPVARLVENNEEKEIPLEHVKPGQTLRVKPGEKIPVDGIITAGNAVIDESMISGESMPVEKSVNDRVTGGTINGRTAFDFLAEKVGSDTLLSQIIEMVNQASRSRAPIQRLADVVSKYFVIIVVSVAILTFAIWAVWGPDPAYLYAFVNAVSVLIIACPCALGLATPISVMVGTGRGAQSGILVKDARAIEEMNKVDTLIIDKTGTITEGKPSLVSYKSFGNLSDDDVLKYAASIDAKSEHPLAEAIVKGAREKKIPLVEMSHFESLTGKGVQATNDGKKILLGNKKIIDELKVTLEKDKSETVKKWQSEGNTVVYLVIEEKVEGILSVADKIKETSFEAIQDLRKNGVKVIMLTGDNEYTAKAVAEKLHLDDYKADVLPEDKYKKVKELQQKGNIVAMAGDGINDAPALAQANIGIAMGTGTDIAMQSAEITLVIGDLKGIAKAKDLSRRVMRNIRQNLFFAFVYNALGVPIASGLLYPFFGILLSPMIAAAAMSFSSVSVIANALRIRLK
- a CDS encoding DUF4256 domain-containing protein, with translation METTSAKRQLTSEQQTKLITILKTRFEKNRNRHKNIQWDKVLQKIESKPEKLWSLYKMENTGGEPDIIGYIEQTGEYVFVDCSPETPADRRNVCYDDQALELRKEHKPKNSALGMAAEMGVEILTEDQYRELQKLGDFDTKTSSWIWTPPEIRKLGGALFCDRRYDHVFVYHNGAESYYGARGFRTVLKL
- a CDS encoding dihydrofolate reductase family protein — translated: MKVILVFVQSLDGKITKWGYPIVRSWSSKEDQDYFSSLMKKSELTVVGSNTYNFDPFKPSPGHLLVVMTGHPELYRTIQGSIEFSNLSPTELVKEYSARYDQMLMVGGPHLATSFFTENLIDEIWLTIEPKIFGSGGNFVTDQNLDIRLQLKSLEKINNSGTLILKYSVLKL
- a CDS encoding Nramp family divalent metal transporter yields the protein MENVDVKVWRKEKLTHSLPEVFASIKIPDTPKWWKKMFAFAGPGLLVAVGYMDPGNWATDIAGGSQFGFTLLSVILISNIFAMILQHLSLKLGIVAERDLAQACRDHYGPVTNFILWILCELAIAACDLAEVIGSAIALNLLFGIPLAWGVLITSLDVLIILFFQYKGFRMIESIVAVLIITILGCFLYEIILAKPDLMPMLSGLMPRKEVVSNVSMLYIAIGILGATVMPHNLYLHSSIVQTRNYPRTNEGKRMAIKYATIDSTGSLFIAFFINAAILIVAAATFHTSGNTGVADINDAHKLLAPLLGTAMASTFFAVALLASGQNSTLTGTLAGQIVMEGFLNIRLKPWLRRLITRLIAIVPAFFVTITYGERGTADLLVLSQVILSMQLSFAVVPLVMFTNSKRKMGEFANKTWLKTSVWIIAGVVIGFNVYLLISAVL
- a CDS encoding metal-dependent transcriptional regulator; translation: MQTHTEENYLKSIYNLASLNTGKVSVTGLAAALGNNPASVIDMLKRMVDKRLIRYDKVKGVRLTESGVKSALETIRKHRLWEMFLQEKLGYGWDEVHEIAEELEHVRGINLADRLDKFLGYPEFDPHGEVIPKADGKFTHLDEKALNETETGRDYKVVSVKDTSRSFLKYLEKLNISIGTIIRVLEKIDFDDSLIISVKGVKNTISSKLASNILIGTN
- a CDS encoding CusA/CzcA family heavy metal efflux RND transporter, which encodes MIERVIHFSIRNKFIIGLFTIALVCWGSYSLSRLPVDAIPDITNNQVQIIAIAPSLAVQEVESFITSPVEVAVSSIPDILELRSISRLGLSVVTVVFDDDVDVYWARQQLNERLKEAEESIPEGVAKIELAPISTGLGEIYQYRLAVAPGLESKYNPMELRTIQDWIVRRQMLGTPGVADINSYGGFVKQYEISVNPEILRGMDLTLTDIFEALERNNENTGSAYIDKKPSAYFIRGIGLVKSLEDIEQIVVKTTSSGLPVLIRDVARVQFGAAIRYGAFVVDTTEAVGGVVMMLKGANAHKVIDQVQSRIKIIQKSLPDGVSIEPYLNRSDLVGRAIGTVSENLIIGALIVVFVLVLLLGNLRAGLIVASVIPLAMLFAISMMNLFGVSGNLMSLGAIDFGLIIDGAVIIVESVVHRITLSKHHHQGIETLSQEQMDENVFDSARKMMSSATFGQIIILIVYLPIMALTGIEGKMFRPMAQVVVFALLGATILSLTYVPMASALFLSKKTIHTRNISDKLIDLFHRVFNPIIRYALNHKRLVSISALILFIISLFIFSKLGGEFIPQLEEGDLAAGVMTLQGGSLSNTIEQVEKANKILLTNFPEIKHAVCKIGAGEIPTDPTPMETGDYIITLKPKKEWTSANNREDLVALMEEKLVTLAGVKFEFQQPIQMRFNELMTGSKQDVAVKLYGDKLDVLAEKASEIEKLILNIKGVEDINVEKVTGLAQIQVEFKRERLAQYGLSIDEVNRLLRAAFAGSEAGVVFDEEKRFGLVVRLDRDYRQNLEDVKNLSVGMPGGNQIPFEQLADITIKSGPAQVSREHANRRITVGFNVRNRDVQTVINEVSDIIDRKISLPSGYYISYGGQFQNLQAAKNRLAIAVPVALLLIFVLLYFTFNSLKQTVLIYTAVPLSAIGGIFALWIRGMNFSISAGVGFIALFGVAVLNGIVLIAEFNRLEKEGIADITERVLKGLHTRLRPVIMTAAVASLGFMPMAISTSAGAEVQKPLATVVIGGLITATFLTLVILPVFYIMLSRFSLKIKLRGKSSGMASFLILLLLATFINNSLRAQEKINEKQAVEIALNNNLEIKGSTYETQALKALRGSSWDIPKTEVEAQYGQFNSYDKDNSISVSQSFSFPSLYINQDKLAGANYRSGQWLLKDKEIEIAAQVRQVYWQIAYLYSKQKLLLYQDSLFAGFLRAAELKANSGETNRLEMINARSQSLEIRNNLNKVSTDLMTYNQRLMILLNSDKPLVIADSAITIITIVRTDSGGIENNPKIAYMQEQVQVARMQKKVENSRIMPDLSIGWFSQTMKGTQDVNGIPREFGPGDRFTGFQAGISIPLWFVPWVSQAKAAKLRQQAAEVNAESYRKTISDHLVMLENDYKKFSATIRYYENQAIPEADLIIDQASRSYRAGAMDYNDYIMNLNRALTIRHSYLDAMNELNQTLINLDYITGKEF
- a CDS encoding efflux RND transporter periplasmic adaptor subunit, with amino-acid sequence MNKYLNFILVCSIILQFSCKQRKAVESVAEEVLPEDVVEMRDDQIKLAGIEIGAIEYRSVSSTIKVSGIVTASPQNSATICMPMGGFVKSTSMVAGNAIKKGQTLAVLENQEYIDLQQNYLDTKNKFEFAENEYKRHNELYKEDVYSRQNVQQVTSEYKSLMAQLKAYEQKLSLIGIHAADLHEDNISSSVALTAPISGYIKSVNINLGKYVSPSDVLFEIVNTDNLLLELTLFDKDADKVNLGQNIRFSINNESEQHTAAIYQTGKSIGTDKTYKVYATVKGSCKNVIPGMYVNALIETSGNKVAALPSEAIVNFDDKDYIFVFDKDKVEDGKPFCEYKMIEVHKGSTENGFTEVQLPENFNIQTSKIVIKGAYNLLSAKKNAGEMAC